The Rosa rugosa chromosome 1, drRosRugo1.1, whole genome shotgun sequence genomic sequence GGCAACTGCAGtcatcacatatatatatatatatatatatatatatatatgagaaccATCGAGGGAATGAACAAAATTTGGTGGGAAATCTGTCATCTGCCTCTTGACCATGATCTGTGACACACAAGAGTTCAGTTTGAGATTTGAGCCCAGAGACGTAAAACAATGCCTGTGTTCTTAACTGTTTTCTTTAATACTATTTTCATCAATGATCGACCATGTggacaattaaacaagtaagaCCATCTCCAATGGAGTGGTTATTTTCCACGTGGAGGCCCAACAGCTATATATAAATGACATATCAAAAACAGGTCCAACCCAAATGTCATTTGCCACGTGGATGACAGTTTTGTTTcaatctgtcaaatttgacagtgtTTGAGTCTTCTgtcatttaattttttattatttctctctctGCTTGCTCTTTCATTCTcgtctctctttctttcctACCCAAACCAAAGCAAAAGTCTGTAGATCTGCAATTTTGGCATAAAAGAAGCAATACTAGCTGAAATTTTAAGAATATATCAGtagaaataaaaaacaaaggCTTCCTCAAATCAAGTTCCATGTTTTCAAGGAGAATGTGAACACAAACTCTTAGTTTAAATTTTATGATACAATTCTGCAATTTAAAATTGAGGGTGTCTTTCAGTAATCAGCTTTCAGGATCAGCAAGAAAGTTGTCACATCTATGATAGCTGGCCAGTACTATTGAGCAAGTTTTTACCTAAAGATTGTAAAGTAAGAAGAAGTTGGCATGCAAATCTAACATGACAAATTCAAAAATCCATGTACAGAACAAAAAGATGTCAACAACATCGTCCTCAGATGAAGCATTGCATAAAGACATGCAGAAAAATTTCACATTGTATTTAGTTAGTTATTTCAGTTGCAATATTCTACCTAGCTAATATTTCATATATTTAGTTAATTTACCATTGTTGTCAAAGTTAAGTTGTTTTAATTCAATTCATTCCAATCGAACTTAAACAATATGCTTGtttttcaaaaatatatatggGTTAATAGGACTAGGAGGATAGTTGCAGAAGTTTTACATGGTTGTTCAATGTTGATGAAGAGTGATGAAGCAGTTGGAAAGAGTGAAGAAAAGAACAATATATACTTTCCGTCTCTCTCTCGCATAATTATTCTTTTTCTATCCAAGAGTGCTTCTTTTCAACTCTTGTGGTTCAAGTATAATTAAAGAGGAATGCTCTCTCAGCTGAAGTTGTTGAAGTAATAATCGAGGCAGGTATCTCCTTCTATCTCTTTGGAAATTATACCTTATCAATTGAGATGATGGAGCATATATTCATTACTTCATTTATTTCCAATCTTTATCCAAACCAGAATTTAGAGCCAAATGAAATTAATCGGAGTAATCCATGAAATTTCTGCACTATATATAAACGAGTAGAAGAGAGGTCATAACGCTATCATCCATTTTATCTTAGCTCATATTCATCTGTGTTCTATTTCTCTTTGAATTATAACAAAGTCTTGACACCAAAAATGGCTGATGCACTCATCTCCGTGCTTCTGGAGCAATTGGCTTCAGTAGTATATCAACACACAAATCAAGTGGTGAAACTGGTTTCAAATGCTGAGGAAGACGTTAAAAGTTTCAGCAGCAAGCTCAAAGCTATCCAGGCTGTGCTTGAGGATGCAGAGAAGAAACAAGTGACAGACGCTAGGGTGGAAGACTGGTTGGAGAAGCTGAAAGATGTGTCGTACGAGATGGACAACGTGCTAGATGAGTGGAACACTGAAGTTCTCAGACAACAAGTGGAGGAGAAGCaagagaaggaagaaaaaattgCTCTTGTTACAAAAAAGAAGGTATGTTTCTCCATGCCCTCTGTTTGCTTTTGTATTGGCCAAGCTAATAAGGTCATTCATCGTCATAAAATAGCTAGAAGGATAAAGAAACTGAATGAGAAGTTAACGTTGATTGCTGCTGAAAGAGAAATCTATGGCTTTCATCAGTCCACAAGAGGTGGCCCTGATGATCAGCAGCTTATTCAACGACagaagacttcatctttggtcAATGTATCTACAATATTTGgccgagaagaagaaaaagagatgtTGTTGAGCAAGTTGTTGAGAGAGAGTAGCCCGGAAGGGGGGCGATTCCTTGTCATCCCTATTGTAGGGATGGGAGGGATGGGGAAAACAACTCTTGCCCAATTAGCCTATAATGATGAAAATGTTACAGCTCATTTTCATAAGAAAGTATGGGTTTGTGTCTCGATCGCTTTTGATGAGATTAAGATTGCCAAAGCGATCATTGAGAGTCTAGATAAAAATGAAACCCAAAAGAGTTCAAATGAGTTGGAAACTCTATTACCATGTATAAGGTCACACGTTATGGATaagaagtttcttcttgtcttAGATGATGTGTGGACGGAAGACCAAGAAAAGTGGGAAATTTTGAAACTGCCAGTAATAATGCAAAATTGTGCTGAAGGTAGTAGAATACTAGTGACAACTCGAAAACAAGGGGTTGTTGAAATGATGGGAGCAACCAGTAGCATGATTCATTTAGACAAGTTGAGCGATAGGGATTGTCTAGCATTGTTCAACAACATCGCATTTTTGGATAGGAAAGAAGATGAGTCTAATGGGTTTGGAGCTATTGGTGAGGAAATTGTGAAAAAGTGTAAAGGTTTGCCTCTTGTTGTAAAAACTTTAGGCAGTCAAGTGCGGTATAAGAAAACAACACAGGAATGGCGAGATGTTCTGAatagtaaaatatgggaattaGAGAAAGTTGAGGAACAAGTTTTCCGACCACTATTTCTAAGTTATTATGATTTGTCTCCAGCAGTCAAAAGGTGTCTTTTGTATTGTGCTATATTTCCCAAAGATTATAATCTCAAAAAAGATAATTTGATTGAGCTTTGGATGTCTCAAGATTATCTTAATTTaaaggaaaataaagaaaagagaagaaaaggtcAAAATTATTTTGAGAGTCTAGCAATGCGGTCTTTCTTTCAAAATTTTGACATAGATGAGATGGGAAATATTGTTGGATGCAAAATGCATGATATTGTGCATGACTTTGTGCAGTTTCTTACCAAAAAAGAATGCATTATTATAGAAGCAGGTGAGAGTGATGCTCAAATAGTGGAGCTACCGAGTAATAAGGTTCGTCATTTGACCTTAACAAATGTACCCAATGAACCCTTTGGTCCACTTTCATTTCCTACTTCATGTGACACATGCGTAAATGTGCGTAGCCTCACACTCCTTGATTCAAGCTGTACAACCATAAGTCCCGGTTCAATTTTGCAAATGAAAAACCTTAGGACATTGAATTTGAGTGGTAATTATTTCCTCATTGAACTTCCAAAAGAAGTGGGTGCATTGATTCATTTGAGATATATGGATTTATCTCAGAATTGTTTTTTAACAGAATTACCGGATGCGGTGTGTGATTTATACAATCTACAGACTCTGGTTCTTATAGAGTGCCGGAGTCTTGAGAAACTACCCAAGGCAATGGGAAAGTTGATCAACTTAAAACATCTATATGTTGGGGGTTGTGATGAGTTGAGGTACTTACCCAAAGGGATTGGGAGTTTGAAATGTCTGCAAGCACTAGACTATTTTAATGTACAACGTCATGGTGATAATGAAGCATTGAAATTAGGAGATCTCGGAATCATGGACCAGCTTCAGGGGAGCCTTGAGATAGAAAGGTTGGGGGAAAATGCGAAACATGATGCGAGTGAGATTGAGAAAGCACAGTTGAGGAAGAAGGAGCACCTCTCTCATTTGGTAGTAGCTTTCAAGAGTGAATACGGAGCTTTAGAGCAGAGAAAAGGTGATTCAGAAATAGTTAAAGCATTGCAACCACATCAAAATTTGGAATCTTTATCCATTAGCCATTGCCATGGCACCACCGAGTCTCTCTATTGGATCAAGTCTTTACACGGTTTGAGAAAACTTGTTCTCTATGAATGGAAATATTGTGAGCTTTTGCCTCCTCTTGGAAAATTGCCATCGCTTGAAATTCTGGAGATAAGGAGGATGTCGAATGTGAAAAAGGTGGGAGTTGAATTTCTGGGAAtagaagaagaacaagtctCAGGAATTCTATTCCCTAAATTGAAACTACTTTCTTTCTTCGGTATGACCAAGTGGGAAGAGTGGGAAGGAATAACAAAGgaggattcttcttcttctgaaatTACAATAATGCCTCGCCTTTCTTCCTTGCGAATTCGGGAGTGGTGTCCAAAG encodes the following:
- the LOC133733311 gene encoding putative disease resistance protein RGA4 — protein: MADALISVLLEQLASVVYQHTNQVVKLVSNAEEDVKSFSSKLKAIQAVLEDAEKKQVTDARVEDWLEKLKDVSYEMDNVLDEWNTEVLRQQVEEKQEKEEKIALVTKKKVCFSMPSVCFCIGQANKVIHRHKIARRIKKLNEKLTLIAAEREIYGFHQSTRGGPDDQQLIQRQKTSSLVNVSTIFGREEEKEMLLSKLLRESSPEGGRFLVIPIVGMGGMGKTTLAQLAYNDENVTAHFHKKVWVCVSIAFDEIKIAKAIIESLDKNETQKSSNELETLLPCIRSHVMDKKFLLVLDDVWTEDQEKWEILKLPVIMQNCAEGSRILVTTRKQGVVEMMGATSSMIHLDKLSDRDCLALFNNIAFLDRKEDESNGFGAIGEEIVKKCKGLPLVVKTLGSQVRYKKTTQEWRDVLNSKIWELEKVEEQVFRPLFLSYYDLSPAVKRCLLYCAIFPKDYNLKKDNLIELWMSQDYLNLKENKEKRRKGQNYFESLAMRSFFQNFDIDEMGNIVGCKMHDIVHDFVQFLTKKECIIIEAGESDAQIVELPSNKVRHLTLTNVPNEPFGPLSFPTSCDTCVNVRSLTLLDSSCTTISPGSILQMKNLRTLNLSGNYFLIELPKEVGALIHLRYMDLSQNCFLTELPDAVCDLYNLQTLVLIECRSLEKLPKAMGKLINLKHLYVGGCDELRYLPKGIGSLKCLQALDYFNVQRHGDNEALKLGDLGIMDQLQGSLEIERLGENAKHDASEIEKAQLRKKEHLSHLVVAFKSEYGALEQRKGDSEIVKALQPHQNLESLSISHCHGTTESLYWIKSLHGLRKLVLYEWKYCELLPPLGKLPSLEILEIRRMSNVKKVGVEFLGIEEEQVSGILFPKLKLLSFFGMTKWEEWEGITKEDSSSSEITIMPRLSSLRIREWCPKLKALPDFLYKITTLRTLEIEGCPILERDYKIGVGKEWHNISHIPNVNVATTGACTIL